In Leptolyngbya sp. NIES-2104, the genomic window TTCACGTACACAGTGGGATCAATGACTCTGACCAGTGTAGATGAGTTTCCGATGAACGCCCTAAAAATCTACCACTTCTTATAAGGCAGGAATTTACCATTCATCGTGACTTTGACGCGATCGCCTTTCGGGTCTTCGATCTTTTCGATGTCGAGGGTGAAATCGATCGCGCTCATGATGCCATCGCCGAATTTTTCTTGGATGACATCTTTCATCGGCATTCCATAGACCTGCATGATTTCGTAGAATCGATAAATCAGCGGGTCAGTTGGGACAATGGGACCTAATCCTTTGACCGGGCACTGAGTCAATTCAGCAGCCAGATCTTCACTCAATCCCAGCGCATTTAATAATTTTGAGGCTTCGTCTTCAGTGGCAGTGGATTGACGATAAAACAATGAAGCGATCCAAACTTCATCGCGCCCTAGTACCGCTTCGAGGTCGGTGAAAGTCAGCCCTTTCGCTTTCTTTGCGGCTAGGAGTTTCTGTGTAATTTCTGGAATGGTCATTGTGTCTATCAAATTCGGGTCGGTTTTAGTTTTATGCGAATTCGATGACTTGAGATTGTTTCGATCGATACAAATTAGAGGAACGATTTCTCGCTCCTCTGAATCAATCAAGATTCGGATGTTGCTTCGTCTTTTGGAACTTCTGCTTTGGCTTGGGCGCGTTCTTCGCGTTTCTTGCGATCGGCTGCCAGCGCATCCGCCATCACAGCCTGGACTTGCGTCATTTTCTCTAGATTGCTGCGGTACAGTTCTAGGTCTTTCTGCGCTTTATCTTCAGAGATGTTCAACGCCTGGCAAGCTTGCTTCAGGGCTTCGGTCAGTTTAGCGGCATCTTTGACCGTCTCTGGGCTAGAGGTTTCGATCACGGTGTAAAGACCGACAGCAAAGAGGCGACTGTATTTGAATTTGGGATTGGATGCGATCGCGCTGAGCGTGTCGCGAAATTCTCCAGATTTTTCAGGAATCAAGACAGAATCCCAAGCGTTCTGAGATGCCGCAGAAACCAGACGCTGAGCATCTCCGCGATATTGCTGCGGGTCAGATTCGATCGATCGACACAGCGCATTGAAAATCGAGTCTTTATCCGCTTCAGGGCGATATCCCTGCATGAAGCGATCGAACGTCGTCACCACACCCAGTGCATAGAAGGGGTCGTAGCGGAAGTCCGTGTTGACGGCAAGCAAGTGCATTTCGACCATTAATTCCTCGACCACACGACGGTAAATCGAGTTCACCGGACGGGTGTGGAGGCTGTAAAACGATCGCTTGGTATCAGAAACGGTACGGACACTATTCACGGGATTTTTCGGTGATCTACGTTGAACCATTGTAAAGGGTAATGGGGGATCGATATTCTTTTTGCCAGGATTCGTCTGCGATCGGGAACTCGAATCTGTCAAAATCGTTCATGCCCCTCGTTCTTTCGCCTCAGAGATTCTATGAAAACGGTTGCGATGATCGCTTTTTCGGTTGTGGTTCTGGGTCAAGGAGTGGCTGTTGCTGCTCTTCCCGATGTGGAAACCTATAATTTTGTAATTAGAAAATACGATCTACTGATGCGTCAGAGTCGAGATGGTTGTGCGTTCTACGCTGATCCAGAATTCATCGTGGGACGCAGCGAGAAGCCGAATGGGACTGATAAGAACGTTCGGCAGTTGATTGTGCTACAAACAGCGGATAAAAATAGTGGATCGGGCTGTAGTGGCGTGTTTCAGTTCCTCTATGCGGATGTGAATTGCAGAACAAATCAGATTATCTATACGGATGGAATTGGTTCTCCGGCAGCTTGGAAAACGACTCGCTATTCTGATCCAGCCATGTCGAAAAAGATTTGTGCGCTGCCGACAGTTGAGTTTGCCACCCCTACTCAGAATCTGCCGCCTGCAAAGTAGTTTTCGAGACGAGTCGGGTGATTTTACGATCTGCTTCTGAGAGTTCCTCACCCGAATTCAGTTGAGTGGCATTGTTTTGTAAAACGGTTGCCGCTGTTCGATCGCCCATTTGTAGTGCCGTTTTTGCTGCTGTTTGTAGCATTGTGACGGCTCCGTGTCGATCGCCTTGTTTTAATCTCGTTTCAGCGATTTGAGTTTGACGATATTTCGCGAGTGCCAGAATGCTTTGCTGAACGTTGGCATCGATCGCGGGTTGATATTGCGCCTGAGAAGCAATTTCGATCGGGAATGTTTCAGACACTAACTCGGATTGTCCGATCGCTGGGTCGTCGTATTTGATTTGAATTTCAGCGATCGTATTTTTTCCTTCTGGCAATTGATTCATATAAAGATTCGCCAAAATTACACGCGGAGAATCGATCATCAAATCGCCTAATCGAACGATCGCTAAATCGCCTTCTTGCTGTACGAGAAGTTCGATCGTTTCCGGAGCCACTTGCGCGATCGGTTTCAATTCCGCTAGTCGAGTTCCGGGAGCGAGAGCCAATCTTAAAAAAGCATTCGTCAGACCGATCGACTGAACGCGATCGAATAATCGCCCAAATTCCTTGATCGCTTGTTCCGGTTCTTGAATGTACGAGAGCGCACCACAGCCTGCGTCAGCAATTTTTTCTAAAATATCTTGATTCCAATGATCGCCAAATCCGAGCGAATTAATGGATAAACCGTAGCCAGTCGCGACTTGAGCAAGTTTGACAGCGCGATCGTTATCTCCATGTTCGTTCTCACCATCAGTTAGCACAAACATTTGAGAAACGGTTTCTTTCTTGCCTTTAGCAGTTTCTTCGATTCCGAGTCGGATACCTTCATCGATCGCGGTTCCGCCTGCTGCTTCGAGTCGCTCTAAGGCAGATTTCAAACGATTTGGATCATCGACGATTTGATTTGGTAGAAGAACTTTCGCTTTGTGATTGAACGTCACGATCGACAATCGATCTCCGGGAGAGAGTCGATCGATTAATCTTGCTGCGGCTTGTTTGACGGTAGAGAGCGATCGACCTTCCATCGAGCCGCTTTGGTCGAGAACCAGGCAAAGATTGAGGGGAATATCGCGGCGAGTGGAATCGGGGAGGGCTTCGATCGCGATCGAAATCTGACGCTGACTGCTTAACTGCATTGCGTCTAGATGAACATCACTCAGCGCACATTTCAAACCGACTTGCATAAGAAAGCTCCGTCTGTCGAGAACTCAAACATGCCAACAACTACAGCTTATCTCGATCGCCCTCCGCATTCGGATAACCGAATCTTTAGAGGGTGTTTGAAAAGTACATAAAGTTTATTCGCTTCGATTGCATCTCGCCCTGAAATGAATTTCGGGCTAACCGACGAAAGTCTACTGAAGTAGACTGGGAGCCAGTTTCAGTCTCTTAGTCCTTTTCAAAGGACTTGCGCCGATTAGCCCGAAATTCCATTTCAGGGCGGGATGTGGCAACGAACGACAAC contains:
- the cynS gene encoding cyanase, with product MTIPEITQKLLAAKKAKGLTFTDLEAVLGRDEVWIASLFYRQSTATEDEASKLLNALGLSEDLAAELTQCPVKGLGPIVPTDPLIYRFYEIMQVYGMPMKDVIQEKFGDGIMSAIDFTLDIEKIEDPKGDRVKVTMNGKFLPYKKW
- the psb29 gene encoding photosystem II biogenesis protein Psp29 codes for the protein MVQRRSPKNPVNSVRTVSDTKRSFYSLHTRPVNSIYRRVVEELMVEMHLLAVNTDFRYDPFYALGVVTTFDRFMQGYRPEADKDSIFNALCRSIESDPQQYRGDAQRLVSAASQNAWDSVLIPEKSGEFRDTLSAIASNPKFKYSRLFAVGLYTVIETSSPETVKDAAKLTEALKQACQALNISEDKAQKDLELYRSNLEKMTQVQAVMADALAADRKKREERAQAKAEVPKDEATSES
- a CDS encoding VWA domain-containing protein, whose translation is MQVGLKCALSDVHLDAMQLSSQRQISIAIEALPDSTRRDIPLNLCLVLDQSGSMEGRSLSTVKQAAARLIDRLSPGDRLSIVTFNHKAKVLLPNQIVDDPNRLKSALERLEAAGGTAIDEGIRLGIEETAKGKKETVSQMFVLTDGENEHGDNDRAVKLAQVATGYGLSINSLGFGDHWNQDILEKIADAGCGALSYIQEPEQAIKEFGRLFDRVQSIGLTNAFLRLALAPGTRLAELKPIAQVAPETIELLVQQEGDLAIVRLGDLMIDSPRVILANLYMNQLPEGKNTIAEIQIKYDDPAIGQSELVSETFPIEIASQAQYQPAIDANVQQSILALAKYRQTQIAETRLKQGDRHGAVTMLQTAAKTALQMGDRTAATVLQNNATQLNSGEELSEADRKITRLVSKTTLQAADSE